The DNA sequence ATGCAATCATAGAACACTTTTGCAATCATGCATTGATCATTCTCCACTGACAGGATTCGCATGATTACTCTGCAGAAACAAATAGTGAAAGAGAACCAAGTACTTTGCTTTGTTGAACAGCTTGGTGGCGAGCTCCCAATTGAGGTTTGGTTCTTGACTTGAAAGTGATTGTGTCTGCATGTGTCGAACGAGAAGTGTAGTGTTTTGATTTTCCATTCCCTGGTTCTTatccttttttcttctatatcaaattatgtcatatttatttaatttcacaTTTGGTTTATCCAGTCTGATGTATCTGGGGAGGTCATCAAGATACTCCGAGAGGACGGTGGTAAGTTTGCCATCTTTggatgcattttcattaatggGCTTATTGTGAATTTTATTACGAAGGTTCTTATAGTATATACTTTGCTTAACAGATCCAGTTGGATATGGTGATGCTCTGATTGCGATCCTTCCATCATTTCCTGGGATAAAGAAACTCCAGTAGAGGATTTAGtccaaatattttgtttatctgGGATCATTGTTTTAGGGTCAGATTGATGAAATCCTGAATCAGGAGTTATTTTATTCAGCTGGGATTGTATTTTGTTATTCTCTATTTAGGCAGAccagaggaaaaataaaacacttcattgaggtatttcaagttttcagaaaagaagaagaagaataagaaggaaATGTTTGAATCGAGGCTTGAAAAATCGGAATCAGGTTTAGAATCAGGTGAGGACCATTCAATGAATCGGCATTCACCACAATTTTGAAtcggttattttatttttgataaaaagtattaaaaatcatatgtAATGCAATTCAAgcattttataaaagagtataaaatataaattcattgactagttttaataaaaatattagattaatctaaataatttcaataaatatgtaatttatatatttaacctCAATTGTTGACATTTTTTGCAACTACATTAACTATgtgtaattaataattagagataGCAATATTAATAACCGTGCACAAAAtcagttaattaatattattattgacaatgttaattaataattggagatagtagtattttgaaataaaatatatgttttggcTATGAACAGTATCTAGTCAAAGATGGAGAAAGGTTTGGATTTACTGTAGTTCATATGTGGAGCTCCCAAGTTTTGGCTACTCCTATAGAGGGTTTCACTAATATAAAGCCAAAATTTTTAGgtgcagtttggatagtgatatgagatagttttagataaaaattaaaaatttgaataaaatattgttagaatattattttttaatattattattattttgagagttaaaaaaatttaattttttattatattttatatgaaaatttaaaaaaattgtaatgattgaaacattttcactatccaaacggggcaaTGCCAGTGCTCTCACAGAACAGACGTTCCCCAGTGAAACAATATTGGTCGAAATTACAGATGGAGAAACCGAAACACATTAACCAGATTAATCAGTAATCACATTCTCAATGTTCAGTATGTACCCATTTCAGCAGATTGCGCCCACTTAATAGTAGATCTAGCTAATGCGTCCATGGGGTCTATACATTTTTTTAGGAGAGGATCATCCTGAGGCAAAAGATCCCTCATATCATCAGAGGCAAGGATTACAGAGTTCACTGCCCTTACCAAAAGAACTTGGAGAGCAATCCTCAACAGATTGCGTGCTCCTTCAGTGTCTTTTCTGTTTAAAGCTTCAAATGCAGGAATTACTGTATGTTCCATTGTTGCTTTATCTGGCAGCACTACCTCAAATCCCTacatacaaaaaagaaaatcgttaatcaaaattctcaaaaagaaaTGTACTGAAATTCTTATTTCAGTCAGCTCTTTCTCCGTTCcagaaataataattgaaattgcAAGGTACTTGACttctaaccaaaaaaaaaaaaaaaaaaggggttacTCTGCATGCATATGAAATAAAGGTTAAAGAATTTCTGAACCAATATAATAGatgaaaatcaatataattgaGAATGATGGAATTGCATCGACAAATGACATTTCAGATCCTTCCATTGAATACACTTAAATCCTTAAGAGAAATACTCTAGtcacaaagtgattacacaaaagtaatcccacaaactgatgtggcttgatgtggtttgtcagattgtaaagcaAATCTAACGGATCATATTAAGCCACGTCTGtttatgagattacttttgtgtaatctctttgtgactgTAGCACTCCTCAATTCTTAATAATGTTAATACTGGGGACACCATGCAGAAAGGTATGTAATACACTACAGGAACTCCATCTTAGGCATTGTGAATTTGTTCCTGCTATTCCATTAACACTTGTTGCAATTAGTTTGCCTGCTGCATGCGCCAATTTCTTTTGTACTGGACTTCCCTACAAATCAATTAGCTCACCAGCTTCCTGAGCCAATTTCCAAGGAAAAGCAGTATGCTGGCTTTACCAAGTTTCTGCTTTACAACAGGCACAAGATGAGGATTGCTCTCCAAGTTCTTTTGATGAGGGTAGGAAGTGAGATAGTTTTCTGATCCACTGATAGTGTGCACCATAAAAGCTTGCCTGGATCCAAAAACTCCCGAAGGGGATGGATGACTTGTGGCCCAACAGGGCCGACCATGTATATAAACAACTAAGTCAACAATGTATTAGAAGTTGCAAAATTCATTAGAAAAAGGCATTGCCAAGTATGCAAGAAATGAACAATAGGGCGAAGTCctgaaaacaaaacagaaaaaaaaaggaacaagagATTCCTGGAAAACAGAAAAGAGCAAAGTTCTTAATGTCTCCAACTTGTGAGAAAACTCCAGTTCCTCCATTCCATAAACCAAACAAGCCGCTCAAATGAACCAAAACCATCAAAGTTATGAGAAAGTGAAGTAAATATTTTGCAACTGTAAGAGaaccattaaaatttaaatggttAGATTATTTGTGTGTTTTAATCCAGTCCATACTGAGGAGTTCATGCTCCATATAGGGAAAGTCGACTATCTATAACAGCCACTCCAACAGAACCTGTCACATGATTCCTATGTATCCGCAATCAAAGGAATCCCTACACAACTAGGGAGTTAGAAGTTTATCATCAGTTCATTTATAGTGGCAAAAGGACACAAAGATACTTGTTACCTGTAAACAGGTTAAGCTTTAATCGttagatttttctcttttgcataTATAGAAAGGCCAAGAGAGCTGATATAAATAAGATATTTGGAAGACATGCCTCCTTTCATTCTGCTTTCAGGAAGTTTATGACGCTAAAGTTACTCTTCAAACCTCGGGGCTACAACGTCTAGGGCAAAAGCTTCCATATTGTGAGCAAAAACCTTTTGAAACTCAAACCTAATTCTATTTTAAGCTTTTAGATCAAGCTGAATGAATCTTCAATCAAGCACTCCAATTCCAAAATCCACTTTCTTTTTGTTGCTAGAGGTTGTAAAATGTATTAGGTAACATTTTACAAACTAATATCTTATTATCATAGTGGAGATAAGACGTGCCCTCACCAGATATAGCAGAGCAAGAAAAACAGTAATAGACAGGACTCTGAATAATTTACCTCATTCTGTAGTTTCTCCTGATAAAATCCAGCCGTTAAAGTTGCATCAGTCGCAAGCACTCCAATCCGCAATCGACTCCCAGCTTCAAGCGGCTTCAACTTTGCTTCCTTGAGCTCCCTGGCAACAGACTCGGCCATATGGAGGAAAGGAACAGAACATCCTTTAGAAACCTCGTCGTGCCAGGAATGCAAAATGTTACAAGGCATCACTATGCAACAAGCTCCTGAATTCTCAAGGAAAGTTCTTTTATTCCGCAAGTTCTCCACAATTGGGGTAGGGTCTAA is a window from the Juglans regia cultivar Chandler chromosome 7, Walnut 2.0, whole genome shotgun sequence genome containing:
- the LOC109015428 gene encoding uncharacterized protein LOC109015428 — translated: MSLHTMSYASHVLGYVDMNRSPYKTRLSPALAIPPSSTLLHTDESGRFPESKKGHGSNAPSRSGDSTGSLLGQANTIGIIGGVSVDSTLNFLRKLVKWSKREGTSSLPFVLHSDTVLNKELLSHDRSSFPSLSKSQSNRLDPTPIVENLRNKRTFLENSGACCIVMPCNILHSWHDEVSKGCSVPFLHMAESVARELKEAKLKPLEAGSRLRIGVLATDATLTAGFYQEKLQNEGFEVVLPDKATMEHTVIPAFEALNRKDTEGARNLLRIALQVLLVRAVNSVILASDDMRDLLPQDDPLLKKCIDPMDALARSTIKWAQSAEMGTY